The Musa acuminata AAA Group cultivar baxijiao chromosome BXJ1-8, Cavendish_Baxijiao_AAA, whole genome shotgun sequence genomic sequence GCCTCAAAGCTGATAGCTCCATTAACTCGAATGGTCGAAGGGTTTGGCACAGAAATTGAAAGGAGCATGACTGATGCATGATCCAAGTGTTTGGCACAGAAATCTTGTTGACATTCTATAAAATCAATACCAGTTTGCAGAACTGCCATTTCTTTCAGCACAGAAGCTCTCATTTTTACTTGCAAACAATGACATGAAGCTATGTGAGACAAGAAGCAGGGAATGACTCGAATTCAATTTTTCCACGCCATCAAACAACTGATACAGGAGAGGGAAAAGGACACATAAGTGCCACAAATTTATTCAAAGACCTTCACAACACACATAGCGTCCAGGGAACATGAGTTCAGGGAGGCATACATTCGACAATGTAGACGATAAGAATTAGGTGCATCTGGATAGTTGGTGACCAACTCATCATCCACCTGCTCAACATGCACATGCTGCTCCGGAACAGCGCAAAACTGGAGCTTCTCAATTTGTCTTGATAACCTGATGATGTGCCTCATGGAAAATATCATGTCACACTcgtcctccccctcccccttgcTGCTCTCAAACATTGTGATCCCTACATCAGCTCTGCAGGAACTTACCAACCCAAGGAACAAGGGATGCAGGATTGTGGCTTTATCATTCAAACTGCAGACCTGTCATGTAAGCATATTCCAGCAAAATCAAATCAAAAGTTGCTTGAGAAACTACTGGATTTTAGATTCTGACAGAAAGGTCTCTTTCACCACAAAAGACAAAAACCACATTGTTCGTATTTCTTTCTTCTAATAAAAAAGCCACTAAACCATTATCCTTCTCTATTTTTATTTACTTGTACTACGTATAATGGAACTTGTACCAAAGCAAGTCCACAAATATATCTATCTCCATCCCAGATGCTGCTATACTAGAAAAGGCAGTATCAAAATGCAGCAGTATTTGTTATTGAGTGTGTGTTTGTTTGGCACATTAATATTTCATACTTAAACCCAGGAAAATGAACTCATTCATTCTCAGAAAAATCTGGGTTAGGTTATCAACAAGTACCCCAGGCCTGTGTCTATCTGGCTATCAATAGCACATTTATAATCTCGAGCAACTGAAACTATAAATAACAGATCTAAGGAAGTTCTTAATTCTCAAATTTCTTACCCATCTATTTTGAATTTTCATATTGTCAGAATTGCAATccctattttaattttattactaCTGATACAAAATTTCTAATGCCTATCCCCATGGTTCTAATTTTGATGTAATCTCACCCTACAACTATTCCAAGTGTCAATCAGTAAACAACACAAACTAAAACTTCCATGTTGCATATAACTAGTGACTTCACACAGGTGATCAAGGCTAATCCTGATCTCTGATTGCTTCGTTTTAATCTTACACTACGTACACCTCAATCATGCTAATATATCTACTAAAGATTCTTTTATAAAAACCACATTAGTAAAGTAAGTTTGTTGACAATATGagctttatttaaaaattaatattcacttgtttcttcttggCTGAACTGGTTAGAGTTCTATATGAACTTTAGAGAAACATGTGGCTGTGGATGCTAGTATGACCAATCTCTCAGTATAGAGATTATAACCCAAAAAATGTATAAATGATCACCTCTATGGTAAAAAGGGTGCAAAAAATCATTAGAAGTTTAATGGATTGAGTATCGGGAAAGTACTTGTCCTAGATACGAGGGAACACTGGCTAGCATTGGTTGCAACATCCGCTTTTAATTATGTAGAACAGCTACCAAATTTGGTACCATGCCACAGCATATGACAATTAAATAGATGTAACATCAGAAATCAACCTCTAGTACTCAGAGACTACAAAAATGACACTCAATTTAATTATTGATCAGAAAGCCCAAATATTAGAAGCTAAATGCAGTACTTAAAGGAATGACCAAAGTAATTGTCTAACCTGCACATATTCAACACCCATTTTGTTAAGTTCAGGTAAAATATTATGTGACAACAGTAAACTGAAAAATCCTCCAGAACCAATTGGTGCTTGAAGTATTTCCCAAGGTGACTTTAACAGGATTTTGCTGCCATTTTGATCCATGGGTATACTAACAACTGGTAACTGTAATTCTTCTAAGACCCAAACCTGTAGATGTGATCATAAATAATGTCGCAACTGTTAAATCTTTCACTATCATGATCTCAAAAATGTACAAAATTTTAAGAATCAACCAACACAGTATGACTAAATTAAGTATCAAACACCTTCTCACTATTCATGCCAAAGTAGTCATTATCCGACAAACATTCTCTATACGACTGGATTAAATGAGCTGGAGAAACCACAATGAGAGGAACTGTCATACTCTCTTCTTCCACCTGAATGCACAAATAACATATTCCAAATGTTAATGAAGACTTATTTGCACAGAAGAATTTGCACATAATTTATGTATCATGGGTTACAGCCTTAGAATTAATATGGTTATCCTAAATAACAAAGCACTGGAGAGAGGTCCAAATAGAAGAAATAGATTACTTGCATGAAAAAGCATCTACCTCTgtgattattatattaaattcatATTATTGCTTATCAGtaacaaagagaaaaattataCAAAATATACTGAACAGTAATATCAAATGAGTTAATGTCCTAGTTGTCAAGAAAAGATACCAAAACACAGTAGGTTACAGGTGCATGAATGCTGGTCATTTGGCCTGATAAATATTTGCACACACCACAAATTCAAAGATCTCTCCTCATTCAAATTTGCAACGTATGGGTATATAGTATATTATTCTAAATGATTACCTAGATTAATTGAAGAGAATGTTCTGTGGCACAAATGGTTTATCATCGACTGAATAACGGCTCTTGCATGTAAAGTGTGAACTTGTTACTGATTCGCCACATACCAAAAAATTTTTGGTGGCACATGTACTTTGAAAAACATTAGTTGCTCCAGGAAATTAGAATCTAGTAGATAACAATAATATTTAAAGAAAATGCACATATGACGATAGACAAAGAAAATGCTATAAAGGAACTTTGTCACAATGGAGTACATATCAAAAAGTATACTAGTGAGGTAATTTTGGAATCATTCTTCTTCTACTGCAATTGTAAGGAAGAAATCTAACTGAGAATAGCATGCTCTTTATGTTCATTATCCTGATTTGCTGTTTTTTCCCCTTTTATCAAAAAGAGACCACATCCTTGTATGAAGTTTGGTCTTATTCaatttaaagttatatataatctcCAGAAATTAGCAAGAAAAAAATAGTCTTGACAGACTTGACAAATGCTGCATCAAATATCTTATCCCCAAATTTTGTTTAATTTATTAAGATTAGAAAGTCCAtcaaaatttatcaaatgattACAAGGGACATGAAGGATCACATTGGTCCATTCAGGAAGAAACTGCTATTTGGTGACTAAATGATACAAAGATATACCAAAAAGAATAAGCACTCAGAATAAAAAAGGAACGAGATCTTTAGCTAAATTAACTGTTAAAATGCATACTTTAGACAAATAATAAATAAGTCAAATTATGACAACATAGAAAAGAATTAGGTAAACATCCAAATCAACCAGAAAAATGAATTTTAGGCGCAAGTGAGCAGGAATCACCAAAATGGTTGTTATGTGAAAAACAGACAAAGAAACTATTGGACACACGTACAATACACACCAAATCAGTCTTATTGGATTCATCTTTGCTCTGAATGTAATACATATTTTGAGGTATCAATTATCAAACTTGGTACTTAAGATGCAACTGTTGGAAAAAATTTTCGCTTTAGTTAGACACAAGGCCCATAAACCACCTGCACAATATGGATATTGAAAAATACGAGCCCATAAATGTTCATAAACAGGACAACCATATGAGAGAAAATGAAGTAATTAAATGAAACTTGATGTACAATAGAAGGTCATTATTAAAATTACCGTCCAGCAAGCAAATTTGGATGCAGTTGCAATAGATGGACTAAGAACATGAAGATGGATCTCATGAATGCAGTTGCAATTATAGATTGCAAAAAATTAAGATGAGGCATGATATATAGATGCATATGCTTAAATCATGCATGGCATTCAACATTTCCATATATATACTGTATGCATTTATATAGTTATATGTGTGCAGTGTGCCTTAAAGTATGACTCCACACCAAACCATAATGTACCATCCAAGATCACATGATGACACAATGCTACTCCATTCCTTAGTTGTGTTGCAACATGTAATTGCAACAAAAGATGGATAAAAAAACCAATTAGCTCAGAAAGATGCTATAAACATGAACCTATCATAGGACCACACCTTCATGAATCCATTGCAACCAAAAAGAAGATCCTCAAACTGGCTTAGTGAAGTTTTAGAACCTCCATCATTTGGCACAGAATCTCCATCACAAATGTTTCCGTTTATAATGACAATGATAGCAGTTTTAGATCTTGAAAGTAGCTGCAGACCTTCTTTGTATAATAGATAGTTTGAGTCATCCTTCTGTTTACTTGTATGATTTCTTAGGTACTCATGTGATACTCTGATTGAACGCCTTAACAATTTAGCTGAATTAGCACCAGCAAACTCTGGAAAGCTGTATTTAGTCAAAAATTTAACACTCAAGTAAGTAATGTTTGTGGATAGACTTGAAAAACAGAGTAATTAAGACTGAcccaaatatcaaaaatataattcaGGTAGCATTCCCATGACTGTTGGTGGTCTATCCATATACTTGACTGGGTATCACTTGCACCAAGGCCAATTTGGTTGACTAGCTTGATATCAAATTTATGGATATAGGTAGGTCTGTTATCTTATTAGTTTTTGTTTACTTGTACTGCAAAATGAAAGCTGCAACTAAAATATACAGAATCTTTCCATACTGTTAGTGGACTTatatagaaaagaaggaaaaataataatttggaaaaccaaagaagaaagggataaaatacaaaaaaagaaaCTATAGAAAGATTTACTGCATCAAATATTCTACAGTTTTTCATGTCCTGAATATAGCAAAGCTTTCTGCTTGCCTCAGCAAgcagaaaacttcattaaagtaCACACTAGTGACCTGGCATAATACCAAATGCTTTAAGATATAGATCTGAAGATAGTGCCAGTAAGGCTTTGCATTTAGCTTAAAGTCCTCCACTTATTAGttctttttaatttaaatatagccCATCAAACGTTCAAACAGACTCAAGATGTTATATATAAGAATACAAATAAAAGATTGTTGGTTTAATTTTGTCAAATTGGAAAACAAGCTCCTGTAGATAAAGTTGAAACAATTTCTTTGGGAAAAAATTGTAGTAATCAATGAGTAAAAAGGTGGAAatgcaaaaaacaaaaaagaaagccaGTGAGGAATTTAAAAGGCCACCAAAAATTCAACTAGCATAACTTTTTTAAAGAGATGATGTCTGGTTAGCACAGAAGAAGCATGTATATTAGATGATAACAAAGAAAAAcaaatgataaatattattcTTCACGCTCTTTTGCCAGGTACCAGAGGAAGCAGAACCTGTGGAGAGGTTTGTTGATACTTTGTAGAGCATGCTGGAGTAATTTACAGTCGATGTTTACAATCTGCCTTGCAAGCGAACTCTTTTGAACCTTCTCTCCAATTTTTAATCCTTCTAGAACATGCGTCTGGCACATTTCAGCAAGTTTCTTTTTAGCGGGAATAAGACGCTGCTGCAACCTCTTTCTTTCCTTCCATTCCTGTAATTACAAAGATAGGGATTACCAACAAATACCTCATAATGATGCTACATCTTTGAAACCCACATAATCCTTAATTAATTGGTTACTCCCCTGAAAGACACATCATTATATAGGTAATAACATCAACCAAAGCGTAATTGAACTGGACAGTCCATTATTCTTTAAAAGTTAGAAGTTCAGCTATAAATTCCTTCTAATATTTAATAAGATTACACAAGTTATTGGAATATGTTTGTCAAGCATGACCTTAAGCAACTATAGCATGTGCAGCAACTACCATTGTGATAACTTTGCTTTTCCTTCTGGACTGTAATCAATATAAGGGTAAATGACAGTCTAATTCTCAAATAGCAGTAAAAAGGAGCAGACCTAACCAGCTGACGCCTTTCTTTCTTTGGTCTCATATCAGAACGTAAATTCAGCTCCAGTAGACCTTTTGGAGGAGTTATCAACATTTCTCTCTTATCCATGTCCACTTCAGGAACTATTGCTTCAACAAATGGAACCCATACATGTTGACCACAAGAAGTTGAATCTAGTTTTGATGAACTAGATTGATCTTGTCTATCATCACTGGCAAGCATGACTTCGAGAAGATCACTAGCGCCAAAGTTGAATACATTAGCAACTGTACCCACCAGAGTGCCTGATTCCTGAAGAAAATAGTATATATTAAGCTTACTAGGTTAAAAAAGAAAATTCTCTGTCAAACTAGAAGAACTAAAAAACAAACAAAAGGGTACATAATATATTCTTCAAATGTGGAATAAAAATATGTAGAAAACAAGATTTCAGTGGGGGAAGTAGGTGACCTAAGTTCACGAACCAAGTCATTTTACAACATATACATCCTTTAGTAAGGTACAGGAACacatgcacaaaaaaaaaaagagcagtcCCAATTTAATAATCAAACCAAGGTCTTCCAGATTCTTGATGCTTGGTCTTCCAGATTCTTGATGATGCACTTAAACATCCACAGAAGTGATCATTTAAACTGCATCTAACAGATCATATGAAAGATGAATGAAAAGAGCCTTTAGTGCATTGTGTAAAAGCCTAGTCATAAATTTTATGCACTCATCAAGTAGATAGGAAACTGTTTTACTAAATGGatgatataattttaaaaactagACCTTCAGAACAACTCGCATGCCAACAAGATCAGGGGTGTAGAGTTCGCCTTCCTCCAGGTCTGGTCTGTCATCTTCCTTTACAAGAAAAGTTGACCCAACAATCTGCTTAGCCTGAATTAAAGACAATAAAGAGATGTTGTTTAAGGCAACATACATATCCACTAATGTTCACTGAATTAACAATCTTCAAGTTGAGTGAACATGCAACTCTAAATTTCCATTTATGTGATAGACTACATATTATTTGACTTCTGCATTCCCAAAATTGAAACATAACCAGCAAGTGTAGAAAGAATCAAGTTCCCTAGTATGACGATTATATTCTCAACTACTGCTGTAAGATCTCACCGAAACTTTAAGCATTTCAATGTTGACAATGACTGACCTGCAAAAAAAAGTTATATGGTGTTTTAAAAGCTCAAGAACTTATTTAGCTGTGCCTACAAAGAAGCAGATCCAAACTACAAGGGAATACAAAGTTACAAACTATGTCCCAGCCATGTCCCTCTTCTGACTGAGAAAAGACTTTGTGTCGAGGCATAAGCTAGTAAATCAGAACAAGTTCTTTGGTAATAAGTGCAGAATACCCTACAGCAGAACATACATAATAGATTTCAACTTTACTCCAACAGCTTACTTTTGCTAATAAACTGATTTTATAAAGGAAATATCCATGTCTTGTAGTAGGAAGCCTTTTAAGATGATGCAAGTTTCATATCAAGTAACTTGTCATGGTAATGCTCTAAAATACTATGATTCACTAAATTCCTTGATAACTATTCATCCTCATATTGCACAATGGTTTAGATCATGATATCTGATTATAACAAACAGTGTGAGGTTATTAATTTAGCAAGAGGCAAATATTTTTATGTTGACTATCACACTGTGTCACTCCAGCTACCTGAAGGTATCTATCTCATCCACTAATCCTGATCAGCATTTACCACCATTAAACACTCTGCAGTAAACTTCATATTCAACATATTAACACTCAGGTTAAACATAGTAGCTTAAAGTGTTAATGGAGTAAGATATAATAAAACCACCCTAAGTTAACCATTCCACCACAGATAAACTCAAAGAAGTAATTGTACCTTGTCCACGGTGTCGATCCCACTCAAACTAACAATCCAACTCTTCTGCCCGGGATGGCCTCTCCCACCTGTAAGCTGCACTTCTGATATCAATTCCTTCCCCGAAATGCGGGTCCTCAACCATCTTATCCCTGGCTATAACAACGAATTCACAGCAGGAAATGAATAAAAAGACTAAACCAAATCAAAACCCAATAAAAGAATGAAACAAGAATGCAAAGATTACTCAAATGAGAACCCAAGAAAACCAAACAGCCATCGAAGGTCACACATTTTCTTGCAAAGCTACAATAAACCTAGGAACTTCATACCGTGCAGAACCTAAGTTCCGGGAAATCCGTGCTCGGCATCACTCGAAGCTCGCCTTTGATCCCATGCGTGCTACTAACGTATCCAACCTCAACAAATTTAGCTTCTTGATCGTCACTTCCTTCTTCGCTCGAGCCAAGAACGCCTTCAGCGGCGACGGCTACCGGCCCTATCAAAAAGGGGGTTAAAGAGGCGGTATTGCCAAGTAAAGAGGGAAAAAGATGGTGAAGGGAATGAACCATACTCCGGCTAGAGAGTAGGGCAAGAATGGGGAGCGGGAGACGGGAGGTGGCGTCGAGGCGAGTTCTCGGCGGCCTGTGGAGGACGGCCGGGCCACGGGGGAAGCGCCAGTGGGGCCGTGGCGGGGGGAGAAAGGGGAGGGGAAGAGGACGAGGTGGTGCGAGGAGCGAAGGACGGTGCATCGAAATGGACTGACGAAGCGTAAGCGTGGGCAATTAGCTTGCTCGGTGCTGCGGGATGAGACGATGGCAGAACCGCGGGGAGGATTGAGATGGAAGGCGAGTCAGTCGAAATATCTCTACAGGGCGTCTCCATCTCGCTTTGAGATTGGCGGACACATTAGATGGTGCCTCTTCATGTCGCTTCGCTTTGAGATCCGCGCACATATCAGAAGGTGCCCCTCCATCTCGCTTTGAGATCCGCGCACATATCAGAAGGTGCCCCTCCATCTCGCTTTGAGATCTGCGCACATATTAGATCGTGCCTCTCCATCTCGCTATGAGATGTGCGCACATATCAGATCGTGCCCCTCCATGTCGCTTCGCTTTGAGATCCGCGCACATATCAGAAGGTGCCCCTCCATCTCGCTTTGAGATCCGCTCGCAAATTAGATCGAACCCCTCCATCTCACTTTGAGATCTGCGCACGTATTAGATCGTGCCTCTCCATCTCGCACATATCAGATCGTGCCCCTCCATCTCGCTTCGATCTCCGCTCATAAATTACATCCTGCCCTCCATCTCGCTTTGAGATCCGCGCATATATTAGATCGTGCGCTCCATCTCCGTTTGTGATCGGGGACACGTATCACATCCATTTGGCTTCCAGATCCACGCACAGGGGAGATCGCACCCATCTCTCTTTGAGATTCCCGCACATATCAGATCGTGCGTTCCACCTCGCTTCCAGATCCGCGCATATATCGGACCTCCATCGCGATATTTGGTCGTGCGCTCCATCTCGCTTCACTGCCTTTCATCTCTCTTTGAGATCCGCGCACATACGAGATGGCTTCCATCTCGCTTTGAGATCCGCTCAACCACTTGATCGCgtccctctctgtctctctctctccccttgccTATTTAAGAGTACCAGTACCAGTTCGATGGTATTAGAGTCTCACACAATAACCTATCTACTCTGGATTGCAGGCATTATTGGAAGAAATTGGTCTTCCAATTGGCACATTGAGCTCCAACCCCAAAATCTGTTTCTCTTTTAGATTTAGCAACCCCAAACAGCAAAAAATATTGATATGACAACAGGATCCAATCCTACAACCTCTCAATCAAGAGTCGAAGATAAACTAGATGTATCCAAGATTTTCCACCACATAAACGGGCACATTTGAACAAACGGGGAGAACAACACCATTTTATTTCCATCATGACATTCCTGTACAAAGTCGAAAGAGGGAGAAACAAACATAACAAAGCTGTTGGCTTGAGCTTCAAACACAGGTACAGTGATTAGTAACCATTTCTCCAAAGTACATAGCCAGCTCCAATAAACTAAATCTAATCCGACACACATATTGTACATGTAAATGTTATTTCTATAGTTTGAGAGTGGAAAGGTGCATGCCTACAGGAGAGTCTGCAAGGTGAAGTCATCAAGGCAAAATCTCCCATGGAAAGAATGCTGCTACTCATTATTGCTGAATTTCTTAGCAATAATTGGACGAACATCCTCTACGTAGACCAAGGTCTCAAGAAAGGGAAGTAACTGGACTAAAGCATGGTCCAAAGGATCCCCAAACCAACTCTCGATCGGTATCCCGTTGTTGACTTGCAAGCGAAAAACctgaaaataagaaagaaaaaattgatagAAAGTTTCAAAGTAATTATTTTACTGTTACAATAAAAAATTCTTCTGGTCATTATTGAAAAACAAAAACATGACTCTTTATATGCAAATGATAGTGCAGTTTTACATGGCTTAATCCACTTTCACCTATGATGCAGACCAACCACTAAGTATCAACACACAGGCAAGAATTGGAGAACATTCGGTTATTCACTTTGTGCAATTATATGCAAATAATAGCAGCAAATACTCTTCGTTTAACTAGTCATATTCCATTATACAGAGCTAAATGGTGGAATGAAAAACTTTGTAGCCAGTCTGAAATACTTAGGACATtgtagcaaggtatgcaataccgtaccgtaccgatgcttcgaggttggctcggtacgatatggtacctacgtaccgagcggtataccaggacgtaccgagcagtacaccaagGTTTACCGaacgattttaaatatttcttcctcttactatagcactgtagcacggtccgtccggtaccgggcagtccgcgtaccggtataccaTCGGATCTGTATGTACCGCGAgcgatatcattcgaaattacataccatgCATTGTAATATATTGTTGTTACCATAGAAGTACATAATGCTGGGTTCTCTTTTTGGATCGGgataggaaataaagcaagtaatctTTCCTAAAGAACTCCAATTCAATAGGATTACAAAGAGCAGaactacaagaaaaaaaaataatagaaaacaaCCTACAAATAAACTAGAACAAGAAACAGAACAAAATACAAGTAAAGCAAATTAGCAACAAATGAATATGGCTTGTTGATTAGCTACCTACAATAATTTTTAAGACTTCTGTAAAATCACATATTTTGATTCTGACATTAAAAAACATAGGATACAGGAGATCAAATACCTGTGGAGTATTGTCAATTATGACAACTTTTGCCAGGTCAACTCCCAAAATGGTTAGGTCCTTGGTATAAGTACCGTCAGAGAAGACGCATGATTCACGATATATACGCTTTGAGATTATCTTTCTGTCTGGATCCAATATGTCCAGAAGCTCTCCAGCATATATGCTTTGAGCGGCAGTGAATATAACAATTTCAAACATCTGAGCTACGCTGTCAAGAAACATCTGCAGAAAAGGTCTCTGTCTTACATATACTGTGTGATGTTTCATGTTAAAGAAAACTGGAAAGGTGAAATCAGCATCATCACATTGTTCCATGGTAGAATGGACAAGAGTTTCTGCAAagacagaaaaataaataaagcaaAGTTTTTGAACACTCTAATTTGACATCTGAATCACTAAAGTAGACCAGGAGGATTTTCTTCCTCTATTTTCATctcaaaataataacaataatacaaTAGATCAAGTAACAACAACAATTCAATAGATCAAGTAACACATTTGTCGCATGAAGATATCCAACTATATGGAAAGAGGAAGGTATATGCAAGAATCTTACCATCTAAATCAAGTACAAGGGTTACAGGCATCTTTTCTTGTGTTTTCTGAGGTAAAAAAATCGATGAAACTGCCTGAGGTAAATCAGGTAATCGATTAAAAACCAACAGTTGATCAAAGCATTCTATCTCTTCCAAATTGCCAAAGTtgcatttattttcattttcagGATGAACTGCCAAATACAAAGAAGCTTCGTTGAAGTTCATCATGGTCTCCTGAACTAAGTCATCATCATCTCCAGTTTCCACTGTCCTCTCAAGGAAAGGAAGAATCATATATCCCTCCCCCATGTCAATCATTATGTCAGAGTTCATATATTCATTAACAGGGCAAGTG encodes the following:
- the LOC135588370 gene encoding uncharacterized protein LOC135588370 isoform X1, which gives rise to MHRPSLLAPPRPLPLPFLPPPRPHWRFPRGPAVLHRPPRTRLDATSRLPLPILALLSSRRPVAVAAEGVLGSSEEGSDDQEAKFVEVGYVSSTHGIKGELRVMPSTDFPELRFCTPGIRWLRTRISGKELISEVQLTGGRGHPGQKSWIVSLSGIDTVDKAKQIVGSTFLVKEDDRPDLEEGELYTPDLVGMRVVLKESGTLVGTVANVFNFGASDLLEVMLASDDRQDQSSSSKLDSTSCGQHVWVPFVEAIVPEVDMDKREMLITPPKGLLELNLRSDMRPKKERRQLEWKERKRLQQRLIPAKKKLAEMCQTHVLEGLKIGEKVQKSSLARQIVNIDCKLLQHALQSINKPLHRFCFLCFPEFAGANSAKLLRRSIRVSHEYLRNHTSKQKDDSNYLLYKEGLQLLSRSKTAIIVIINGNICDGDSVPNDGGSKTSLSQFEDLLFGCNGFMKVEEESMTVPLIVVSPAHLIQSYRECLSDNDYFGMNSEKVWVLEELQLPVVSIPMDQNGSKILLKSPWEILQAPIGSGGFFSLLLSHNILPELNKMGVEYVQVCSLNDKATILHPLFLGLVSSCRADVGITMFESSKGEGEDECDMIFSMRHIIRLSRQIEKLQFCAVPEQHVHVEQVDDELVTNYPDAPNSYRLHCRMYASLNSCSLDAMCVVKVFE
- the LOC135588370 gene encoding uncharacterized protein LOC135588370 isoform X2 — protein: MHRPSLLAPPRPLPLPFLPPPRPHWRFPRGPAVLHRPPRTRLDATSRLPLPILALLSSRRPVAVAAEGVLGSSEEGSDDQEAKFVEVGYVSSTHGIKGELRVMPSTDFPELRFCTPGIRWLRTRISGKELISEVQLTGGRGHPGQKSWIVSLSGIDTVDKAKQIVGSTFLVKEDDRPDLEEGELYTPDLVGMRVVLKESGTLVGTVANVFNFGASDLLEVMLASDDRQDQSSSSKLDSTSCGQHVWVPFVEAIVPEVDMDKREMLITPPKGLLELNLRSDMRPKKERRQLEWKERKRLQQRLIPAKKKLAEMCQTHVLEGLKIGEKVQKSSLARQIVNIDCKLLQHALQSINKPLHSFPEFAGANSAKLLRRSIRVSHEYLRNHTSKQKDDSNYLLYKEGLQLLSRSKTAIIVIINGNICDGDSVPNDGGSKTSLSQFEDLLFGCNGFMKVEEESMTVPLIVVSPAHLIQSYRECLSDNDYFGMNSEKVWVLEELQLPVVSIPMDQNGSKILLKSPWEILQAPIGSGGFFSLLLSHNILPELNKMGVEYVQVCSLNDKATILHPLFLGLVSSCRADVGITMFESSKGEGEDECDMIFSMRHIIRLSRQIEKLQFCAVPEQHVHVEQVDDELVTNYPDAPNSYRLHCRMYASLNSCSLDAMCVVKVFE
- the LOC135588371 gene encoding uncharacterized protein LOC135588371 translates to MPAFRIKSKSNSEYLRLHDLHTCRKSAKTSKSSQTQVKTFQLETELDTFFQTQQNASSNKEVSVCNSTLAGFDGPYTQLLNASPFSLDPVSIRRSDILSETNPSNLDTIFSPDLEHRASPLKSANYIDEAKYEGTRLPHLVADGADNATCISSEYQTCGLSEFYISDSIHEGTKLPHLVADETDDTTCVSSEYQTCGLSDFISDCIHEGTKLPHLVADVIDDATCVSSEYQTCSLSDFYISDSISAFPFDNSVEVTDVTTATCPVNEYMNSDIMIDMGEGYMILPFLERTVETGDDDDLVQETMMNFNEASLYLAVHPENENKCNFGNLEEIECFDQLLVFNRLPDLPQAVSSIFLPQKTQEKMPVTLVLDLDETLVHSTMEQCDDADFTFPVFFNMKHHTVYVRQRPFLQMFLDSVAQMFEIVIFTAAQSIYAGELLDILDPDRKIISKRIYRESCVFSDGTYTKDLTILGVDLAKVVIIDNTPQVFRLQVNNGIPIESWFGDPLDHALVQLLPFLETLVYVEDVRPIIAKKFSNNE